The Triticum aestivum cultivar Chinese Spring chromosome 3A, IWGSC CS RefSeq v2.1, whole genome shotgun sequence genome includes a region encoding these proteins:
- the LOC123063255 gene encoding heavy metal-associated isoprenylated plant protein 35 has protein sequence MATEPVEFQVVVLRVSIHCEGCKKKVKKVLLHIDGVYRCDIDARRNRVAVTVSPKIDAGILVARLRKSGKLAEPWPEEPKQQQEPPPPAESQSQETKNQADDASKPNEAAEKPAAEPSTAQPPAPEPEKTAEETPPPAEENKGPDEAKAETGPQQQPSEANEKAKQQQQQEQHDHHDKPMDARVTMEYDDARSRGVYGYGGPHQYMPATRQPPVHVMSYNVARPMASSSYYAAAPTPAAMPMPTPMARPGPSHGGYIDEYAPPNYYSRPAPSAYEPYYYPDSQPSPYGQHQRSAAEDYYYGAPPPPTQRSAFSPPREAYGDMFNDENANSCSVM, from the exons ATGGCGACGGAACCTGTAGAGTTTCAG GTTGTGGTGCTCAGGGTGTCCATCCATTGTGAAGGGTGCAAAAAGAAGGTGAAGAAGGTGCTCCTACATATTGATG GCGTGTACAGATGCGACATCGACGCCCGGAGAAACAGGGTGGCGGTCACAGTCTCTCCAAAGATCGACGCCGGGATCCTCGTCGCGAGGCTGCGCAAGTCCGGCAAGCTGGCGGAGCCTTGGCCGGAGGAGCccaagcagcagcaggagccgccTCCGCCTGCAGAGAGCCAAAGCCAAGAAACCAAGAACCAAGCAGATGATGCCAGCAAGCCTAACGAGGCCGCCGAGAAGCCCGCTGCCGAGCCAAGCACCGCCCAGCCTCCGGCGCCGGAGCCCGAGAAGACCGCCGAAGAGACCCCACCGCCGGCCGAAGAAAACAAAGGGCCCGACGAGGCCAAGGCGGAGACAGGGCCGCAACAACAACCCAGCGAGGCGAACGAGAaagccaagcagcagcagcagcaggagcagcatgaTCATCATGATAAGCCGATGGACGCCAGGGTGACGATGGAGTACGACGACGCCCGCAGCAGAGGCGTCTACGGCTACGGGGGCCCCCACCAGTACATGCCAGCGACACGGCAGCCGCCGGTGCACGTCATGAGCTACAACGTGGCGCGGCCGATGGCGAGCTCGTCCTACTACGCCGCCGCGCCAACGCCGGCGGCGATGCCGATGCCCACGCCCATGGCGAGGCCAGGGCCGTCGCACGGCGGCTACATAGACGAGTACGCGCCTCCGAACTACTACAGCCGGCCGGCGCCATCGGCGTACGAGCCCTACTACTACCCCGATTCCCAGCCATCACCATACGGACAGCATCAGCGTTCTGCGGCCGAGGACTACTACTACGGAGCGCCCCCGCCGCCTACGCAGAGGAGCGCCTTCTCGCCGCCGCGGGAGGCTTACGGCGACATGTTCAACGACGAGAATGCCAATTCTTGCAGCGTGATGTGA